ACGACTTGTTTATAGAGTAAAAAAGCATGTGGATTATAATTAGAAGGAAGGATGCATGCAAGAAAGTTGAAGGAAgtgattcaattaaaaaaaaataaaggaatggaaataaatagaaagaaatGGAAAGTAAGTAATATTGTTTGAGAGCAATATAGAGATAAatgaatgaaatcattttatgacaataccACTATTAGactcctattttaaaataaaggacaAAATTGGTATgagtattttgagagttttagtataaaagtaaagaaatttaatttcattccctcccattcTTCCTAATTTTgaggggaatgaaaatttgagattataagggaatagagaggaatgagtgtttccTCCTACTCATTCTATTCCCTTCCACtcaaactcccaaataagggaataaattttctattttcttcatTAAAACTTTCAAACAATGAGAGacaagaatattctaaaattatttttttccattcattttcatttcattcatttcccttcTCCCAAACgtaaaattattaggtacttccggagtaccataaatgtgtagtctctcatctcacatgaatggtgggtcccaccatgaacttaattagtgggacccatcatttatgtgagagaagggagaacgcatttatagtactccaggagtacacaataattttccctCCCAAACAACAGATTTATTGTCCAAGTCATTAGGATAACGATGCAAGGAATTAAATTGGTAACGCTaaaaataaagcccaaaaatttgttggaatttgtttggtttgttgTCCAATTGATGGTGTAGGTTAACCACACTAAATGTAGTGGCGattctagaaattttttctactgtggtcattaagaaactgaaattattcaaaatctaataaaaagataatttcatatattgacaaaaagAATATGCAGatatataaagttttacaattttcttctatgagtttttttttttttgaaatcgtTACACAATaatctcattatcaatgctacgAATTAAATCtctatcaaaattttagtttaataaaaattttctaggcttttactttttattttaaaatcgtTGTATCTCCCATAATTTTTGGTCTAATTAACTCAAACCATAATTAAAACACATGTGCAAACCAcaaattttttaccttttataTTGTGAATTAGAGTGTGTTTGGGAATCTTGGAAGCCGATTTTCCTTGATTTTGTTAAATTGGGAGGTTTGTTTGGAGCAGTGTGGGTGATACTGTACCGTATCGGCTGGTACAGCCGGTATATACcataccggccagtgcaccgatACAGGTACACCCCTGTTTTGTATCAAAAAATTACCGGTCGTACCGGCTGCGTACCGGTCGTACAGGCTAAAACCAGCAGTACTGGTGCAATACGGCTGTTTTGGCCGGTAAATGAAAACAGCGAAAACCAGATGAGAAAAATGACAAACAAGGCTGAGTCTTGTGAAGCTAAGTTGTGCTGCGCTAAGAGAGTGAAAACCCTAGACAAAGGCAGCAATGAGAGTATGAGACAGAGGCGGTAATGAGAGTATGAGACAGAGGAAGATGAAAATGTGTATTGTAGGCTTTTATAAGGAGGTTGACCTAATAATGGACGGTTAAGATTGGTTCAAGGGTTTTCAAGCTTCTACACcattggatttattttttgttaactgTGTTTGGTTACACGAATAGGTGGGGGCTGTTGGTTCAAGGGTTTTAAAGATTCTATTCTCTCTAGCAGATTCTTTGCTAAATgctatataatatatgtatatataaatatatatatatatatatcaaagataattTATAGATTATctttgctaatatatatataatttataatttatatctttgctagataattttttttttttaactttaaacttataaattttctttgctaatatatatatatatatatatatatatatataaaatagcggtaaacccgaaacggtacaccagtattgatcggtatccgaaatatatcgtactattggccaaaccggtacagcctccggtacggtattaaCTTTCTTAGTTTGGAGAGATTGAGTATGAGGCTAAGAgcatgagacttttttttttttagaaaagagcATGAGACTTAAAGAGACTAGATTTGTGTGGTTGGATGTATTATTTCTAGCTCAGGGGTTAATCTTTTCAAAGGTAATTGATCACGCCAAGTATGCTAATTTCaagcaaaataaattaatttgtgtTACTTcaataatcttttatttttattttttgctaaatcAATAATCTTTTATTAATTCATATGGAATCACAAAAAAAGATATGGACTATAATTATTACAATTAGTAAAGTTGATGCAGTATCGTTTGTAGATCAGTGGTGAACTTTGATAGCAACGTATTGGTTCCAGTTAACTCTGGTACGTCTCGTGTACTGCAAGTATGTATTTCTCCATTAACAAGAAACACAACTTCGTTTGCCTTGTGATACTTTTGCTGATCAAAATATTCGATACCCTTGTAAATTTTATGCACACTTGAATTATATTCATAAAAACAAGCAGAACGCATTGACCATTGATAATACTCTGTTGCATTGATCAACAACTTATACGCCTCTGCAGTAGTCTCATTAACTTTGGTTGCAGTCAACTCCAAGCCAATCCTAGAAAGGACAGTAAGATTTGCACTTGAGCTGCGAGGATCTGACTCCAAAACTGAGGTGCACACATCAGGAAACTCAGTTTGGGTGCAAGTTTTGATTATTAGGGGCTTGCCAATCTCATTATCAGCTTTTGCAAAATAGTGGCTCGAAAGCAAGAGAGAAAGTATAGCTGGAATCGCTAGGAGGCACAGATCAGAAACACCAACTTTCATGGCCATTTCTTACAACATAATGGAAGAGCCTATTGAAAAATATCGGCTTTGCctatttatattgtaa
The sequence above is drawn from the Castanea sativa cultivar Marrone di Chiusa Pesio chromosome 5, ASM4071231v1 genome and encodes:
- the LOC142634859 gene encoding uncharacterized protein LOC142634859 yields the protein MAMKVGVSDLCLLAIPAILSLLLSSHYFAKADNEIGKPLIIKTCTQTEFPDVCTSVLESDPRSSSANLTVLSRIGLELTATKVNETTAEAYKLLINATEYYQWSMRSACFYEYNSSVHKIYKGIEYFDQQKYHKANEVVFLVNGEIHTCSTRDVPELTGTNTLLSKFTTDLQTILHQLY